The Caballeronia sp. SL2Y3 genome includes a window with the following:
- a CDS encoding MdtB/MuxB family multidrug efflux RND transporter permease subunit, translating to MNPSRIFILRPVGTALLMAAIMLVGLVALRFLPLSALPAVDYPTIQVQTFYPGASPDVMTSSVTAPLEKQFGQMASLNQMSSQSSAGASVITLQFSLDLPLDIAEQEVQAAINAAGNLLPSDLPAPPIYAKVNPADAPIMTLAISSKTLPLTQVQDLADTRLGQKISQVAGVGLVSVSGGNRPAVRIQANTRALASYGLNIDDLRTTISNLNVNTPKGNFDGPTRAYTINANDQLTDANAYKSAVVAYRNGRPVMLTDVATIVQGPENTKLGAWVDSTPAIILNVQRQPGANVIQVVDGIKKLLPQLQQSLPAALDVRVVTDRTTTIRASVRDVQFELALSVVLVVLVIYLFLANVYATIIPSLSVPLSLVGTLAVMYLCGFSLDNLSLMALTIATGFVVDDAIVMIENIARYVEEGEAPLEAALKGSRQIGFTIISLTVSLIAVLIPLLFMGDVVGRLFHEFAITLAVTIVISAIVSLTLVPMMCAKLLRHTPPKDSKRFEARAHRFIDYVIGRYAVALEWVLDRQRATLVVALLTLVLTGVLYVSIPKGFFPTQDTGVIQAITQAPQAASYQAVAQQQQALAAKILQNPDVESLTSFIGVDGTNITLNSGRMLINLKPRDDRSNTSSEIIRSIQDDVADIPSIKLYMQPVQDLTIDSTVSPTQYQFMLTDPNPAEFAQWVPKLVDRLQHTSILTDVATDLQQNGQSVYVEIDRETAARFGITPATVDNALYDAFGQRIISTIFTQSNQYRVILESEPTDAHYSETLNGIYLPSSTATNGQVPLSAIAKFHERAAPLLVTHLGQFPATTVSFNLAKGASLGAAVKAIEEAKNEIGLPASFQIRYQGAALAFQASLSNELFLILAAIVTMYIVLGVLYESFIHPITILSTLPSAGVGALLSLMITGHDLDIIGIIGIVLLIGIVKKNAIMMIDFALEAEREQGKPPREAIFQACLLRFRPILMTTMAALLGALPLMLGWGAGSELRHPLGIAIVGGLIVSQLLTLFTTPVIYLGFDSLGRKLRARFGGDGMSAARAAGDVE from the coding sequence ATGAATCCCTCCCGCATATTTATTCTGCGACCGGTCGGCACGGCGCTGCTGATGGCGGCGATCATGCTCGTCGGCCTCGTCGCGCTGCGCTTTCTGCCGCTGTCCGCGCTGCCCGCCGTCGACTATCCGACTATTCAGGTGCAGACCTTCTACCCCGGCGCGTCGCCGGACGTGATGACCTCCAGCGTCACCGCGCCGCTCGAAAAGCAGTTCGGGCAGATGGCGAGCCTGAACCAGATGTCGTCGCAGAGCTCGGCGGGGGCATCGGTCATCACATTGCAGTTCAGCCTCGACTTGCCGCTCGATATCGCGGAACAGGAAGTGCAGGCCGCCATCAATGCAGCGGGCAATCTGCTGCCGTCCGACCTCCCCGCCCCGCCGATCTACGCGAAAGTGAACCCCGCCGACGCGCCGATCATGACGCTCGCGATCAGTTCGAAGACGCTGCCGCTTACGCAGGTTCAGGATCTGGCGGACACGCGGCTCGGGCAGAAGATTTCGCAGGTCGCGGGCGTGGGCCTCGTGTCGGTGAGCGGCGGCAACCGGCCGGCCGTGCGCATTCAGGCCAATACGCGGGCGCTTGCCTCGTACGGGCTGAATATCGACGATCTGCGCACCACGATCTCGAACCTCAACGTCAACACGCCGAAGGGCAATTTCGACGGCCCGACGCGCGCCTACACCATCAACGCGAACGATCAGCTCACCGACGCCAACGCGTACAAGAGCGCGGTCGTCGCGTACCGCAACGGGCGGCCGGTGATGCTGACGGACGTCGCGACCATCGTGCAGGGACCGGAGAACACGAAGCTCGGCGCGTGGGTCGATTCGACGCCCGCCATCATTCTGAACGTGCAGCGTCAGCCCGGCGCGAACGTGATTCAGGTGGTGGATGGCATCAAGAAGCTGCTGCCGCAGTTGCAGCAGTCGCTGCCGGCCGCGCTCGACGTGCGCGTGGTCACGGACCGCACCACGACCATTCGCGCCTCGGTGCGCGACGTGCAGTTCGAGCTGGCGCTGTCCGTCGTGCTCGTCGTGCTCGTCATTTATCTCTTCCTCGCCAACGTCTACGCGACCATCATTCCGAGCTTGTCGGTGCCGCTCTCGCTCGTCGGCACGCTCGCGGTCATGTACCTGTGCGGCTTCTCGCTCGACAACCTTTCGCTGATGGCGCTCACCATTGCGACAGGCTTCGTCGTGGACGACGCCATCGTGATGATCGAGAACATCGCGCGTTACGTGGAGGAAGGCGAAGCGCCGCTCGAAGCGGCACTGAAAGGCTCGCGGCAGATCGGCTTCACGATCATTTCGCTCACGGTGTCGCTCATCGCGGTGCTGATTCCGCTGCTCTTCATGGGCGACGTCGTCGGGCGGCTCTTCCATGAATTCGCGATCACGCTCGCGGTGACCATCGTCATCTCGGCGATCGTGTCGCTCACGCTCGTGCCGATGATGTGCGCGAAACTGCTGCGCCATACGCCGCCGAAGGACAGCAAGCGGTTCGAGGCGCGGGCGCATCGGTTCATCGACTACGTCATCGGCCGCTATGCGGTGGCGCTCGAATGGGTGCTCGACCGGCAGCGCGCGACGCTCGTGGTCGCGCTCCTTACGCTCGTGCTGACCGGCGTGCTCTACGTGTCCATTCCGAAGGGCTTCTTCCCGACGCAGGACACGGGCGTGATTCAGGCGATCACGCAAGCGCCTCAGGCGGCGTCGTATCAGGCGGTCGCGCAGCAGCAGCAGGCGCTCGCGGCGAAGATTCTGCAGAACCCGGACGTCGAGAGTCTCACCTCGTTCATCGGCGTGGACGGCACGAACATCACGCTCAACAGCGGCCGCATGCTCATCAACCTGAAGCCGCGCGACGACCGCAGCAACACGTCGAGCGAGATCATCCGCTCCATTCAGGACGACGTGGCGGACATTCCGAGCATCAAGCTCTACATGCAGCCGGTGCAGGACTTGACAATCGACTCCACGGTCAGCCCGACGCAGTATCAGTTCATGCTGACGGACCCGAATCCGGCCGAGTTCGCGCAATGGGTGCCGAAGCTCGTCGACCGGCTGCAACACACGTCGATTCTCACGGATGTCGCGACCGATCTTCAGCAGAACGGCCAATCGGTGTACGTGGAAATCGACCGCGAAACGGCGGCGCGCTTCGGCATCACGCCCGCGACGGTGGACAACGCGCTCTACGACGCGTTCGGCCAGCGCATCATTTCGACGATCTTCACGCAGTCGAACCAGTACCGCGTGATTCTGGAAAGCGAGCCGACCGACGCGCACTACAGCGAGACGCTCAACGGCATCTATCTGCCCTCTTCCACCGCGACCAACGGACAGGTGCCGCTCTCGGCCATCGCCAAGTTCCACGAACGCGCCGCGCCCTTGCTCGTGACGCACCTCGGGCAGTTCCCGGCGACCACAGTCTCGTTCAACCTCGCGAAGGGCGCGTCGCTCGGCGCGGCGGTGAAGGCGATCGAAGAGGCGAAGAACGAGATCGGCTTGCCGGCCTCGTTCCAGATTCGCTATCAGGGCGCGGCGCTCGCATTCCAGGCGTCGCTGTCCAACGAACTGTTCCTGATTCTCGCGGCCATCGTCACGATGTATATCGTGCTCGGCGTGTTGTACGAGAGCTTCATCCATCCGATCACCATTCTCTCGACGCTGCCCTCGGCCGGCGTCGGCGCGCTGCTCTCGCTGATGATTACCGGTCACGACCTGGACATCATCGGGATCATCGGCATCGTGCTTCTGATCGGTATCGTGAAGAAGAACGCGATCATGATGATCGACTTCGCGCTCGAAGCCGAACGCGAACAAGGCAAGCCGCCGCGCGAGGCCATCTTTCAGGCGTGTCTGTTGCGCTTCCGGCCGATTCTCATGACGACCATGGCCGCGCTGCTCGGCGCGCTGCCGCTGATGCTCGGCTGGGGCGCGGGCTCCGAGTTGCGACATCCGCTCGGCATCGCGATCGTCGGCGGGTTGATCGTGTCGCAACTGCTCACGCTTTTCACGACGCCCGTGATCTACCTCGGCTTCGATTCGCTCGGCCGCAAGCTGCGCGCGCGCTTCGGCGGCGACGGCATGAGCGCGGCGCGTGCGGCCGGCGACGTGGAGTAA
- a CDS encoding Lrp/AsnC family transcriptional regulator, giving the protein MDLIDRKLLELLQTDVTMPIAELASRVNLSQTPCWKRVQRLKETGVIRAQVALCDPKKLGVGTTVFVAVRTNQHTQSWADEFTRAVRDIPEVVEVYRMSGETDYLLRVVVSDIDDYDRVYKQLIRAVPLYDVSSSFAMEQIKYSTALPVRPVADA; this is encoded by the coding sequence ATGGACCTCATCGACCGCAAGCTGCTGGAACTGCTGCAAACCGACGTGACCATGCCTATCGCGGAACTGGCGTCGCGGGTGAATCTGTCGCAGACGCCATGCTGGAAGCGGGTACAGCGTCTTAAGGAGACCGGCGTGATTCGCGCGCAGGTGGCGCTGTGCGATCCGAAGAAACTCGGCGTCGGCACGACGGTGTTCGTCGCGGTGCGCACGAATCAGCACACGCAAAGCTGGGCCGACGAATTCACGCGCGCCGTAAGAGACATTCCGGAAGTGGTCGAGGTGTACCGGATGAGCGGCGAGACGGATTACTTGCTGCGCGTGGTGGTCTCCGACATCGACGATTACGACCGCGTCTATAAACAGCTTATTCGCGCGGTGCCGCTCTACGATGTCAGTTCGAGCTTCGCGATGGAACAGATCAAGTACTCGACGGCGCTGCCGGTGCGGCCCGTTGCCGACGCCTGA
- a CDS encoding mechanosensitive ion channel family protein, with protein MKLRKLADRGALAFVAISRISALALRRGVQQAGIPGIRAISFLTTLIFTALFLLTIPAAEAAPALDLPSLQELIAPPAPAAAPADAASGASASIPSDAEMVRSLDTVISTLDSDRQRSALVSQLKKLRDAKRAAEAAAIAPPTAAAGQPASTQPTTPPTATPTAASSVVAAIAQNAGLLGAIASALTSIEADVKRGKTPVAYWSGRFNAAGNELFTIVTSQSREPFGRTLFNYVATLAGWGACAFLLVSLQRRVHRRYGIEAGLHSNPTTRELLLFTMRRVAPYVFAFVAALTFVHLMPQSLGRTLAMVTAYAIVAGAVFSAICLIMFSLFGSAHRRVAVNVLIVHARRLLFAIGTFGALGDAAANYDVAQQLGTNLSALISTFANMLAAGLTAYFALAFQRPVAHLIRSRTYEQRNTRKAATETFEVVASLWQFPLLLLACASVVATLAGIGTSENVLQMAIATAGSLVVAFFLSAIVIRISRPRSRRPRRQSAYVRRLVKFVGTMIVVGIWLAFLEVSSRFWGFSLAQMAERSVAARGITHAVGMIVLTFFVVWLVWILIDTGIQEALKPDSARRSGRGPSMRARTMLPLLRNVVFVVLFLVAAIVTAANLGLNVTPLLAGAGVIGLAVGFGAQSLVADLITGLFIIIEDTISVGDSIEVEGGHAGIVESLTIRTVRLRDGQGAIHAIPFSQIKTVKNLSRDFAYAVFEVRVPFSADVDEVTEMIREVGAELMDDLRYRREMLGPVEVWGLDRFDPNWMVVKGQIKTRPLLQWSVARAFNLRIKRKMDAAGMEIPVPQMQVQMAQNGGHSAGDAAHAAKAKRIWLDDEPPLADAESGPAATVKAVDVSHEPRPAPPATDLSVPIPPQITTAPEPGKG; from the coding sequence ATGAAACTACGCAAGCTCGCGGATCGCGGCGCGCTGGCGTTTGTCGCGATATCCCGGATCTCCGCTCTCGCGCTGCGGCGCGGCGTACAGCAGGCGGGCATCCCCGGAATCCGTGCGATATCGTTCCTGACGACGCTCATCTTCACCGCGCTTTTCCTGCTGACGATCCCCGCCGCAGAAGCCGCCCCGGCGCTCGATCTGCCATCGCTCCAGGAACTGATCGCGCCGCCCGCGCCGGCAGCGGCGCCGGCGGACGCGGCGTCGGGTGCATCCGCGTCCATTCCCTCCGATGCCGAGATGGTGCGCTCGCTCGACACCGTCATTTCGACGCTCGACAGCGACCGCCAGCGCAGCGCGCTCGTGTCGCAACTGAAGAAGCTGCGCGATGCCAAGCGCGCGGCGGAAGCCGCCGCGATCGCGCCGCCGACCGCAGCCGCCGGACAGCCGGCATCGACGCAGCCGACCACGCCGCCGACCGCCACGCCCACCGCCGCGTCATCGGTGGTGGCCGCGATCGCGCAGAACGCCGGTTTGCTCGGCGCAATTGCGTCGGCGCTGACGAGCATCGAAGCGGACGTGAAGCGTGGCAAGACGCCGGTCGCGTACTGGAGCGGGCGTTTCAACGCGGCAGGCAACGAGCTCTTCACCATCGTCACGAGCCAGAGCCGCGAGCCATTTGGCCGCACGCTCTTCAATTACGTCGCCACGCTCGCGGGCTGGGGCGCGTGCGCGTTCCTGCTCGTGAGCCTGCAGCGCCGCGTGCACAGGCGCTATGGCATCGAAGCCGGGCTGCATTCGAATCCGACCACGCGCGAACTGCTTCTCTTCACGATGCGGCGCGTCGCGCCCTACGTCTTCGCGTTCGTCGCGGCGCTGACGTTCGTGCACCTGATGCCGCAGTCGCTCGGCCGCACACTCGCGATGGTCACCGCTTACGCGATCGTCGCGGGCGCGGTGTTCTCGGCGATCTGTCTCATCATGTTCTCGCTCTTCGGGTCGGCGCACCGGCGTGTCGCGGTGAACGTGCTGATCGTTCACGCGCGGCGGCTCTTGTTCGCCATCGGCACGTTCGGCGCGCTCGGCGATGCCGCCGCCAACTACGACGTCGCCCAGCAGCTCGGCACCAATCTGTCGGCGCTCATTTCGACCTTCGCGAACATGCTCGCGGCCGGACTCACGGCGTACTTCGCGCTGGCGTTCCAGCGGCCCGTCGCGCATCTGATCCGCAGCCGCACCTACGAGCAGCGCAACACGCGCAAGGCCGCGACCGAAACGTTCGAGGTGGTCGCGTCGCTGTGGCAATTCCCGCTCTTGCTGCTCGCGTGCGCGTCGGTGGTCGCGACGCTCGCGGGTATCGGCACGTCCGAGAACGTGCTGCAAATGGCGATCGCCACGGCCGGCTCGCTCGTCGTCGCGTTCTTCCTCTCGGCCATCGTCATCCGCATCTCACGGCCCAGATCGCGCAGGCCGCGCCGCCAGTCGGCGTATGTGCGGCGGCTCGTGAAGTTCGTCGGCACGATGATCGTCGTCGGCATATGGCTCGCGTTCCTCGAAGTCTCGTCGCGCTTCTGGGGCTTCTCGCTCGCGCAGATGGCCGAGCGCAGCGTGGCGGCGCGCGGCATCACGCACGCGGTCGGCATGATCGTGCTGACGTTCTTCGTCGTATGGCTCGTGTGGATTCTGATCGACACGGGCATCCAGGAGGCGCTCAAGCCCGATTCGGCGCGGCGCAGCGGACGCGGGCCGAGCATGCGGGCGCGCACCATGCTGCCGCTGTTGCGCAACGTCGTGTTCGTCGTGCTCTTCTTAGTCGCGGCGATCGTGACGGCGGCCAATCTCGGGCTGAACGTGACGCCGCTGCTCGCCGGCGCGGGCGTGATCGGTCTCGCGGTGGGCTTCGGCGCGCAATCGCTGGTGGCGGATCTCATCACGGGGCTTTTCATCATCATCGAAGACACCATTTCGGTCGGCGACTCGATCGAAGTGGAAGGCGGTCACGCGGGCATCGTCGAGAGCCTGACCATACGCACCGTGCGGCTGCGCGACGGGCAGGGCGCGATCCACGCCATTCCGTTCTCGCAGATCAAGACGGTGAAGAACCTGTCGCGCGACTTCGCCTACGCGGTGTTCGAAGTGCGCGTGCCGTTCTCGGCGGACGTGGACGAAGTGACGGAGATGATCCGCGAGGTCGGCGCCGAGTTGATGGACGATCTGCGCTACCGGCGCGAGATGCTGGGGCCGGTCGAGGTGTGGGGACTGGACCGGTTCGATCCGAACTGGATGGTCGTGAAAGGCCAGATCAAGACGCGGCCGCTTCTGCAATGGAGCGTCGCGCGCGCGTTCAACTTGCGCATCAAGCGGAAAATGGACGCAGCGGGCATGGAGATTCCCGTGCCGCAGATGCAGGTGCAGATGGCGCAGAACGGCGGGCACAGCGCGGGCGATGCGGCGCACGCCGCGAAGGCCAAGCGCATCTGGCTGGACGACGAGCCACCGCTCGCCGACGCGGAGTCCGGCCCGGCGGCGACCGTCAAGGCAGTCGACGTATCCCACGAGCCGCGGCCCGCGCCGCCCGCCACGGATCTCTCGGTGCCGATTCCGCCGCAAATCACGACCGCGCCCGAGCCCGGCAAGGGCTGA
- a CDS encoding cysteine dioxygenase family protein — MKLELATQYSAHFPADRNAAVSRLCHEIDAALDASLDAGVSFGVRVHAALSRAIEDPTLLRADQRAGSPQGYQRHLLAADPLGRYAIAALVWEPGQSSPVHAHRTWCGYAVIDGALAETQYRWDANAHRAIEMRRHPREAGAVSYADAGRGAIHQLCNPADATTRAVSIHIYGVAGEHIATHVNDLLAA; from the coding sequence ATGAAACTCGAACTGGCCACTCAATACAGCGCGCATTTCCCGGCTGACCGGAATGCTGCCGTCAGCCGCCTCTGTCACGAAATCGACGCCGCGCTCGATGCCTCGCTCGATGCCGGCGTGTCGTTCGGCGTGCGCGTGCATGCGGCGCTTTCCCGGGCGATCGAAGACCCGACGCTTCTGCGTGCCGATCAGCGCGCCGGCAGTCCGCAGGGCTACCAGCGTCATCTGCTCGCCGCCGATCCGCTCGGCCGTTACGCGATCGCCGCGCTCGTCTGGGAGCCGGGGCAGTCGAGCCCCGTGCATGCGCATCGGACATGGTGCGGTTATGCGGTCATCGACGGCGCGCTCGCCGAGACCCAGTATCGCTGGGACGCGAACGCGCATCGTGCCATCGAGATGCGCCGTCATCCGCGCGAAGCGGGCGCCGTGTCGTACGCGGACGCGGGACGCGGCGCGATTCATCAGCTCTGCAATCCCGCCGATGCGACGACGCGCGCCGTATCGATCCACATCTACGGCGTGGCCGGCGAGCATATCGCCACGCACGTCAACGATCTTCTCGCCGCCTGA
- a CDS encoding MdtA/MuxA family multidrug efflux RND transporter periplasmic adaptor subunit — translation MDDRKNPAAEPRATPARPADPTPTAPPAKPAVPPRRRRVVPLVVAVLIVAGAVAWWHPWNRGGTAGSPQHASQGGRRGGANAMNQPQPVHVATVSQGEMPVVINALGTVTPLANVTVKTQLNGTLMEVAFREGQMVKKGDLLAQIDPRPYEISLRNAQGTLARDQALLQTARLDLQRYQTLLSQDSIAKQQVDTQASLVKQYEGAVTSDQANVDTYKLDLAYARITAPVSGRVGLRQVDPGNYVTTGDTNGVVVITQLQPISVIFTTSEDNLAAIMKPLRAGVKMSATAYDRANTTALESGYLETVDNQIDTATGTVKLRATFDNKENRLFPNQFVNTKLLVDVIKDAIIVPTSAVLNGSSGSFVYVVKPDNTVTVRNVKTGPVDGERTSIKSGLQVGERVVIDGSDRLKEGAKITIPAERAKAASGASGASGAAADSGASGAQHGGHHRRQQQQQ, via the coding sequence ATGGACGACCGAAAGAATCCCGCCGCCGAGCCGCGCGCGACGCCCGCGCGCCCCGCCGATCCCACTCCGACTGCCCCGCCCGCAAAGCCCGCCGTGCCGCCGCGCCGCCGCCGTGTCGTGCCGCTTGTCGTGGCCGTACTGATCGTCGCGGGAGCCGTCGCGTGGTGGCATCCGTGGAATCGTGGCGGAACGGCGGGCTCGCCGCAGCATGCGAGTCAGGGCGGACGGCGCGGCGGCGCGAACGCGATGAACCAGCCGCAGCCGGTGCACGTGGCGACCGTGTCGCAAGGCGAGATGCCCGTCGTCATCAATGCGCTCGGCACGGTCACGCCGCTCGCGAACGTCACGGTCAAGACGCAGCTCAACGGCACGCTCATGGAAGTGGCGTTCCGCGAAGGCCAGATGGTCAAGAAGGGCGATCTGCTCGCGCAAATCGACCCGCGCCCCTACGAGATTTCGCTGCGCAACGCGCAAGGCACGCTCGCCCGCGATCAGGCGCTGCTGCAAACCGCGCGGCTCGACTTGCAGCGGTATCAGACGCTGCTCTCGCAGGATTCCATCGCCAAGCAGCAGGTGGACACGCAGGCCTCGCTCGTCAAGCAGTACGAAGGCGCGGTAACGTCCGACCAGGCCAACGTCGATACGTACAAGCTCGACCTCGCCTACGCGCGCATTACGGCGCCGGTTTCCGGGCGCGTGGGCTTGCGTCAGGTCGATCCGGGCAACTACGTGACGACGGGCGACACCAACGGCGTCGTCGTCATCACGCAGTTGCAGCCGATCAGCGTGATCTTCACGACCTCCGAGGACAACCTCGCCGCGATCATGAAGCCGCTGCGCGCGGGCGTGAAGATGTCGGCAACGGCCTATGACCGCGCGAACACTACGGCGCTCGAATCCGGCTATCTCGAAACGGTCGACAATCAGATCGACACGGCCACGGGCACCGTGAAGCTGCGCGCCACCTTCGACAACAAGGAAAACCGGCTCTTCCCGAATCAGTTCGTGAACACGAAGCTGCTCGTCGACGTGATCAAGGACGCGATCATCGTGCCGACCTCGGCGGTGCTCAACGGCTCGTCCGGTTCGTTCGTGTACGTCGTGAAGCCGGACAACACGGTGACCGTGCGCAACGTGAAAACCGGCCCGGTCGATGGCGAGCGCACGAGCATCAAGTCCGGCCTGCAAGTGGGCGAGCGCGTGGTGATCGACGGCTCCGACCGCCTGAAGGAAGGCGCGAAGATCACGATTCCCGCCGAACGCGCGAAGGCTGCGTCGGGTGCGTCGGGGGCATCGGGCGCGGCGGCGGATTCGGGCGCATCGGGCGCGCAGCACGGCGGGCATCATCGCCGTCAGCAACAGCAGCAGTGA
- a CDS encoding IclR family transcriptional regulator: MPTMSDRSANRIKTKDRDSDEVTALARGLDVLRRIAAADAPVSNRELTEWTGIPKPTVSRITATLVGAGLLLRLPDSERFVLTASVLELSNGFLRNFDIRARARPFLIALAERTGLSVHLAVRDRLEMVVIDAIRPRSAVLVSRLEVGGRMDLSRTAVGRAYLSVLSDADQQALIGSLQTASGDDWPSISGGLQRGLDDARRRGFAISLGEWHHGLNAVAAGFVGPSEERYSVNCGGAAHQCPHETLITTVVPALLDCVARIAREIGGTAGAAPSAGSN; the protein is encoded by the coding sequence ATGCCCACGATGAGCGACCGGTCCGCGAACCGCATAAAAACGAAAGACAGGGATAGCGACGAAGTCACCGCCCTCGCGCGCGGTCTCGATGTGTTGCGCCGCATTGCCGCTGCGGACGCCCCGGTCAGCAATCGCGAACTGACCGAATGGACCGGCATTCCTAAACCTACTGTGTCGCGGATCACGGCCACGCTCGTCGGCGCGGGATTGCTGCTGCGTCTGCCCGACAGCGAGCGCTTCGTCCTGACCGCGTCGGTGCTGGAACTCAGCAACGGCTTCCTGCGCAACTTCGACATCCGCGCGCGAGCGCGGCCGTTCCTGATCGCGCTCGCCGAACGCACAGGACTCAGCGTGCATCTGGCCGTGCGCGACCGGCTCGAAATGGTCGTCATCGACGCCATCCGGCCGCGCTCTGCCGTGCTCGTCTCGCGGCTCGAAGTAGGCGGCCGAATGGATCTGAGCCGCACGGCCGTCGGGCGCGCGTATCTCTCCGTTCTGTCGGACGCCGACCAGCAGGCGCTGATCGGCAGCCTCCAGACCGCATCCGGCGACGACTGGCCGAGTATCTCCGGCGGCTTGCAGCGCGGTCTCGACGACGCGCGCCGCCGTGGTTTCGCGATTTCGCTCGGGGAATGGCATCACGGCCTCAACGCGGTGGCCGCGGGCTTCGTCGGGCCATCGGAGGAGCGCTATTCGGTCAACTGCGGCGGTGCGGCGCATCAGTGTCCGCACGAGACGCTGATCACGACGGTGGTGCCCGCCCTGCTCGATTGCGTCGCCCGGATCGCGCGCGAGATCGGCGGCACGGCGGGCGCCGCGCCGTCTGCCGGAAGCAATTAA